In Brachypodium distachyon strain Bd21 chromosome 2, Brachypodium_distachyon_v3.0, whole genome shotgun sequence, one genomic interval encodes:
- the LOC100823876 gene encoding uncharacterized protein LOC100823876 — protein MGVMDKLKIFVVKEPVVAASCLIAGFGLFLPAVVRPMLDSWETAEKVPPTPLNDVVAGVTGKKK, from the exons atgggCGTCAtggacaagctcaagatcTTCGTGGTGAAGGagcccgtcgtcgccgcctcctgccTCATCGCCGGATTCG GTCTATTTCTTCCAGCAGTTGTTAGGCCAATGTTGGATTCTTGGGAGACTGCGGAAAAAGTCCCACCAACTCCACTAAATGAT GTGGTTGCAGGTGTCACCGGCAAGAAAAAGTAG